Proteins encoded in a region of the Populus nigra chromosome 3, ddPopNigr1.1, whole genome shotgun sequence genome:
- the LOC133690149 gene encoding uncharacterized protein LOC133690149 isoform X2 codes for MGTKLEYAINLLATSHNSSSVSVRCVDDLEYLQTRGLSKDLQVSGIDKFCSSMDRMPEKHNIDFIKKTMQLHDDIFKQQVRELHRLYSVQKMLMDELNKNEIKQNMKYWTPMTSSYTNYSQFANRPKSTEQTTCGYSFLVQRPRDDPSSRERSGSCSDETMRLTRGFDLERLAEHISTGVGAVDENQAGPSTCAPQKGKMSIDGSDEDSEVELTLSIGGSTTSKKISKNYQTLELDSPASFISERGEDYSTPTTPMSSSSATCGQDRKRPHWLFQKV; via the exons ATGGGAACCAAACTTGAATATGCCATCAATCTTCTAGCAACTTCACACAATAGCAGTAGCGTTAGTGTACGTTGTGTGGATGACCTGGAATATTTGCAGACCAGGGGCCTGAGTAAGGACCTTCAAGTTAGTGGGATAGACAAGTTTTGCAGCTCTATGGACAGGATGCCTGAGAAACACAACATAGACTTCATCAAGAAGACAATGCAGTTGCATGATGATATCTTCAAACAACAG GTAAGGGAACTCCATAGGCTGTACAGTGTTCAAAAGATGTTGATGGATGAGTTGaacaagaatgaaattaaacaaaacatgaaGTACTGGACTCCAATGACTAGTTCATATACTAACTACTCTCAATTCGCTAACCGGCCTAAATCAACAGAACAAACCACTTGTGGTTATAGTTTCCTTGTTCAAAGACCGAGAGATGATCCAAGTTCAAGAGAAAGAAGTGGTAGCTGCTCAGATGAGACGATGAGATTAACAAGGGGATTCGATCTTGAAAGGCTTGCTGAGCATATATCAACTGGAGTTGGAGCCGTGGACGAGAACCAAGCCGGGCCAAGCACTTGTGCACcccaaaaaggaaaaatgagcATAGATGGATCTGATGAAGATAGTGAAGTGGAGCTGACATTAAGCATCGGAGGTAGCACTACAAGCAAGAAGATATCCAAAAACTACCAGACACTTGAGCTTGATTCTCCAGCCTCGTTTATATCTGAACGAGGAGAGGATTACAGCACTCCAACAACCCCAATGAGCAGCTCTAGTGCAACATGCGGTCAGGACAGAAAGCGGCCGCATTGGCTTTTCCAAAAAGTTTAA
- the LOC133690149 gene encoding uncharacterized protein LOC133690149 isoform X1 — MGTKLEYAINLLATSHNSSSVSVRCVDDLEYLQTRGLSKDLQVSGIDKFCSSMDRMPEKHNIDFIKKTMQLHDDIFKQQWNLQVRELHRLYSVQKMLMDELNKNEIKQNMKYWTPMTSSYTNYSQFANRPKSTEQTTCGYSFLVQRPRDDPSSRERSGSCSDETMRLTRGFDLERLAEHISTGVGAVDENQAGPSTCAPQKGKMSIDGSDEDSEVELTLSIGGSTTSKKISKNYQTLELDSPASFISERGEDYSTPTTPMSSSSATCGQDRKRPHWLFQKV, encoded by the exons ATGGGAACCAAACTTGAATATGCCATCAATCTTCTAGCAACTTCACACAATAGCAGTAGCGTTAGTGTACGTTGTGTGGATGACCTGGAATATTTGCAGACCAGGGGCCTGAGTAAGGACCTTCAAGTTAGTGGGATAGACAAGTTTTGCAGCTCTATGGACAGGATGCCTGAGAAACACAACATAGACTTCATCAAGAAGACAATGCAGTTGCATGATGATATCTTCAAACAACAG TGGAACTTGCAGGTAAGGGAACTCCATAGGCTGTACAGTGTTCAAAAGATGTTGATGGATGAGTTGaacaagaatgaaattaaacaaaacatgaaGTACTGGACTCCAATGACTAGTTCATATACTAACTACTCTCAATTCGCTAACCGGCCTAAATCAACAGAACAAACCACTTGTGGTTATAGTTTCCTTGTTCAAAGACCGAGAGATGATCCAAGTTCAAGAGAAAGAAGTGGTAGCTGCTCAGATGAGACGATGAGATTAACAAGGGGATTCGATCTTGAAAGGCTTGCTGAGCATATATCAACTGGAGTTGGAGCCGTGGACGAGAACCAAGCCGGGCCAAGCACTTGTGCACcccaaaaaggaaaaatgagcATAGATGGATCTGATGAAGATAGTGAAGTGGAGCTGACATTAAGCATCGGAGGTAGCACTACAAGCAAGAAGATATCCAAAAACTACCAGACACTTGAGCTTGATTCTCCAGCCTCGTTTATATCTGAACGAGGAGAGGATTACAGCACTCCAACAACCCCAATGAGCAGCTCTAGTGCAACATGCGGTCAGGACAGAAAGCGGCCGCATTGGCTTTTCCAAAAAGTTTAA